Proteins co-encoded in one Leptospiraceae bacterium genomic window:
- a CDS encoding SDR family NAD(P)-dependent oxidoreductase, giving the protein MWIKSYESSLAPSQETKQSTIIHISSGIGRLTFPFYSAYCASKYALEAIAEG; this is encoded by the coding sequence ATTTGGATAAAGAGTTATGAGAGCAGCCTTGCCCCATCTCAGGAAACAAAACAAAGCACAATCATTCATATCTCAAGTGGAATAGGTAGACTAACGTTTCCATTCTACAGTGCTTATTGTGCTTCAAAATACGCACTCGAAGCGATCGCAGAAGGTTAG
- a CDS encoding AraC family transcriptional regulator has product MWIFLGLGGATFLVFPLWYQPQTPRYILLPLVLLQSGASFWFWLFTLFQMRENFHPDWRHWTLLSTKFLLTIVWAAEKRDILLPIPPDQQPIWRALLPALMTIGFAIAAIVEASRRYEDDLLESRRGMRRLMIFWGGGAIATIVGITLILRGPVLNEIGNWLIIGLSLCTCVSLHFWMAQSSMEQEASENDPEPFHSPELKQLADRIESLFFVEGYYKTEDLTVSMLAKHLREHEYKVRRAINGVLGYRNFNAFLNHSRVLEAKRRLLEEPDLPILRLAMDLGYRSLAVFNKAFKETTGRTPTSFRRAKKTD; this is encoded by the coding sequence TTGTGGATCTTTCTTGGTCTGGGTGGAGCCACATTTTTGGTTTTTCCTTTGTGGTACCAACCCCAAACACCCAGGTACATTTTATTGCCATTGGTTCTATTACAAAGTGGTGCCAGTTTTTGGTTCTGGCTTTTTACTTTGTTCCAGATGCGGGAAAATTTCCACCCGGATTGGCGTCATTGGACCTTACTAAGTACGAAATTCCTTCTCACGATAGTATGGGCTGCCGAAAAACGCGATATACTACTCCCCATTCCCCCGGATCAGCAACCCATCTGGAGAGCTTTGCTTCCAGCTTTGATGACTATTGGTTTTGCAATAGCAGCCATCGTGGAAGCCTCACGACGTTACGAGGATGATCTGCTAGAAAGCAGACGAGGTATGCGAAGACTTATGATTTTTTGGGGAGGGGGTGCGATTGCGACTATTGTTGGTATAACTCTCATTCTACGTGGTCCGGTCTTGAATGAGATCGGTAACTGGCTTATCATCGGTCTGTCGCTTTGCACCTGTGTAAGTTTGCACTTTTGGATGGCCCAGAGTTCGATGGAACAGGAAGCGAGTGAAAATGATCCTGAGCCATTCCATAGCCCAGAATTAAAACAACTTGCAGACCGTATCGAATCCCTTTTTTTCGTAGAAGGTTATTACAAAACCGAAGATCTAACTGTTTCAATGCTTGCGAAACACCTCAGAGAACACGAATACAAAGTTCGTCGTGCGATCAATGGAGTGTTAGGCTATCGCAATTTTAATGCCTTCTTGAATCACTCCCGTGTTCTCGAAGCGAAGCGGCGACTTTTAGAAGAACCCGATCTTCCCATACTTCGCCTCGCTATGGATCTGGGCTATCGTTCCCTAGCAGTCTTCAACAAAGCTTTTAAAGAAACAACAGGCCGCACACCCACAAGTTTTCGTCGTGCAAAAAAAACTGACTGA
- a CDS encoding type 1 glutamine amidotransferase domain-containing protein gives MKKKSIFIITIGISVVLLLAVFVIPIVLKRLGIHSDYTGQRYMVPEGKALIITTSHDILGDTGKKTGVFGSEMTAPYYEFLDGRMSVDIASIKGGEIPIDPLSFHRFVISDYDERYLKDPVFKNKVINSLRIEEIDFTKYDIIFLAGGWGAAYDLPYSEELGRKITEAYKAGKIIGGVCHGPLGLLLAKDENGLPLVQGRKITAVTDKQVKELKINITPQHPERELRAAGANFESSSAFRDIFANHISIDDRIITGQNQNAGTEVANQMMKVSGGTRR, from the coding sequence ATGAAAAAGAAATCAATATTCATAATTACAATTGGGATTTCGGTTGTACTGTTATTGGCTGTTTTCGTTATACCAATCGTACTAAAACGACTGGGGATTCACTCGGACTACACAGGCCAAAGGTATATGGTGCCCGAAGGGAAAGCCTTAATCATTACTACCAGTCATGACATTCTTGGTGATACCGGAAAAAAGACCGGTGTTTTCGGTTCGGAAATGACTGCTCCGTATTACGAATTTTTGGATGGTCGTATGTCAGTAGATATTGCTAGTATTAAGGGAGGAGAAATTCCGATAGATCCTTTATCTTTCCATAGATTTGTTATATCAGACTATGACGAAAGATACCTGAAAGATCCTGTCTTTAAAAATAAAGTAATCAACTCATTGCGCATTGAAGAGATTGACTTCACAAAATACGATATTATTTTTTTGGCTGGAGGTTGGGGAGCTGCCTATGATCTCCCTTATTCCGAGGAACTGGGTCGCAAGATTACAGAAGCCTACAAAGCAGGAAAAATAATAGGCGGTGTTTGTCATGGTCCGCTTGGATTATTACTGGCAAAGGATGAAAATGGGCTTCCTCTGGTTCAAGGACGAAAGATTACCGCTGTTACAGATAAACAGGTGAAAGAACTAAAAATCAACATCACACCACAACATCCTGAACGCGAGCTTAGAGCAGCAGGAGCCAATTTTGAATCCTCCTCCGCTTTTCGTGATATATTTGCAAACCATATCAGTATCGATGACCGGATTATAACCGGCCAAAATCAAAATGCTGGTACTGAAGTAGCTAACCAGATGATGAAAGTTTCCGGAGGAACAAGGCGATGA